Genomic window (Peromyscus leucopus breed LL Stock chromosome 15, UCI_PerLeu_2.1, whole genome shotgun sequence):
ttcattgcTCCTCCACTCCATCCTTGTTCCAACTCCACCACccagttcccttatgttcttaccccccatcccctatcctctattcctccccgcccccgccgccctcagtttactcatggagatctcatctatttctccttcccagggcgatgcatgcatccctcttagagtcctccttctctgaagCTATGGGttttagtctggttatcctttgctttacatctagtatccacttatgagtgagtacataccaggtttgtctttctgagtctgggttacttcactcaggatattttctagttccatccatttgcctgcaaatttcatgatgtcattgtttttactgctgagtagtactccattgtatatatgtaccatattttctttatccattcttccgttgaggggcatctaggttgtttccaggttctgactattatgaataatgctgctgtgaacatagttaagcaagtgtccttgtggtataattgagtattctttgggtatatgcccaagcatGCTATcattgggtcttaaggtagattgattccttgatagagggagacatcatggagatagggagaaacctggggcTAGGGAAGTTCTGAGGAAGCCCCAAGAATGACCCAgtcttagactactagcaatagtggagagggtgcctgagatgGCTTATGCTGGTAATCAGATCAGAATACCCtagctatcatcatagagccttcatccagtaactaatggaagcaaatgcagagatcacagccaagcaccaggccaagctccaggaggccagtcgaagagagggaagagggattctatgagcaaggggcattaagataatgatggggaaaactacagagacaaccaaaccaacctagtgggaactcatgaaatttagaccaatagctgtggagcctccatgggactggactaggccctctgcctaagtgagagagttgtgtagcttgatctgcttatgGGGctccctggcaataggatcaggatccatccctggtgcatgagctggctttttttaGAGccaattacctatggtgggacaccttgcacagtcttgatgcaggggaaggggattggacctgcctggactgaataccaggctctgctgactccccatgggaggccttaccttttcagagaaggggatggggagtgggttgggggaaaaCTGGGGGGcggcaggagggaagagagggggatctgtgattggtaggtaaaatgaataaaataattcttaataaaaagactgtgcaagatgtcccaccataggtaatagactccaaaaagccagctcatgcatcagggatggattctgatcctacagccaggggccccttaggcagatcaagctatacaaagatgacttagcagttaaaagctaggctcacaaccaagaaCATAAGTCTAGACTTTTTTGACTGAAATTCCATGACTGTTCACTCACTATAGGCAAATATTCCCATATGTCCTTGAATCTATACATGCttaatgttttaatatttctgaGTGCTATCATACATCATATAAAGGTTCTTCTATACAGAtggcttcctcttttctgtgggtcacaattttttgtttattctcaTAATGCACATTTTCTAATTGAATACTAAAGTTTGTCTAGATTTATTAACCTAATACATTTATGTTATGAGTAGGCTCCATCTGAGGACTTCTAGATTTAACACAATGCTTGCGCTTTAACCTTCTCTTGCCTATATATGCAAAAACAAAATTTACCAACAATTACATCATTCTCTCTTCCAGTTCTAGACTTTATGTGTGTAGTGCTAATGACCCTGTATTAAAATGAACTGCAAGCAGATGGCTAACCACTCAAAGCAGCACACAGATATTATTTATCTATGCATCCTTAGTACCTAGCCTAGTATCTGACACTTAATGTAAGAATGCTTGCTATACTTATGAAAATAAGATGTGAAATAAAAGTTGGAATCCATTTGATTATAAGTTATAGTTCATAAAATATTGCAAAATATATGGGTCATTTATTTAAGTAAAGACTCTGATACACACTCAGTTTGGTTCCAACTAAATATATCAAGTGTCCATAATATATATTCAAGCATGATCATGATAGACATTGTTACAAGGCCAAGAAAGGAAcaacattttagaaagaaacaaTCAGTATTAATTGAAATGAAGCTTTAACATGTGAAAAGTAAAGTTTATATATTAATCATAGTTTGTTCTATGGTTATAATTATTGGATTATGTTCACTTacacatatgaataaaataatatgaagaataaaatacatGGTAGGCCAATTTGTAGCTAGAACTCACTTCTGTTTTTGTCTTACTCCTACCTCTAATGACCTGTGTTATCTTGGGAAACTTTAAACTATCCACAGGTGTGGATTTATCTGACCCAAAATTGAAGCATATCAGGAATGCTTATACCTTCCCTTATTACCTTACAGGAGTGTTATAGGAATCAAATTGAGTCACGAATGTAAAGGGACTTTTAGAACAGCAAAGAGCCGTAGAAATACTAGAGATGGTATTTATGGTAGACCTTCATGGCTGTGGCAAACATCTGATGTTGGCAATTTAGAGGAGAAAGGATATATTTTGGCTCAGCTTCTTGGTGTATGATCAATTAGCTAATTGGGGGGCGTGGTGAGGCACAGCATGATGGCAGGAAAGACACAGAAGAACGAAACTGTTCATCTCATGGTGGCCAGTGAGAACGGGGTGGGCATGAGAATATACAGCCCCCAAGGGGATGCCTCAGTGACACAGTTCTCCCTGCTGTGTCCATCACCATGAAGTGTCTATAGTCTTCCCAAATAGCAGCAGAAGCTGGAGAACAAGACTTCATTCAGTACATGAGCTTTTTGAAGGGACACTTCATATCGTAACcgtattaaatgaaataatgcaaGTAAATCACATCTTCCATCAATGCCCATCACATTTAAACTCCCAATGCCAGCTCCCTGTGCACAGAAGCACACAAATGGCCTAACACACACCTTCTCTCACACAGCTGCAGCAATGAAGCTGACATGATTTTTACATATATCTTTTTCAAAGTAAAGCTCTGCATGTCCCTACTACTTATATGTCTTTTACTAACTTTATCTTTCctgctcccttctcctctctctcttctccagagaAATCTGTACCCATTGATAAAATGTCTTATTCTTCTTATTGTTAGGTATGCTGAAGCCACTTTCTCCTCTAATGTATCAGAGACTGTAAAAAACACCAAGTAAAACTTTTCTCTGGAGAAGTTACAAAATCAATGTTGTGCAGATCACATCACAGAAATTTTGAGATCCATGATAATCTTTTTATGACCTTTTTTCTAAAAGATACATTTATGAAATATCTTAACTCTTGATTTTATATCTCAGGCTACAGGGTGCTTACTTGTAAGTTTGTCAAAGCTATTTTCCTGATTAGGTTTCAAACATATTGATCCAATGTTAGTCCCAGGTCcttcaaaataatgattttttttctagttttaaggGATTCATATGTGAGCAAGTAGTAAATAATGTAAACAGTTCTACAACTGGCGGAAAGCACTTTCAGGTGTGTTCCCATGATTGTTACTTctactctgttcttttttttttctagttgacTGTAGATGAGAGAAGTCTAAAAGCTGGACAGGAACATGACAGGTCTTATTCACTAACATGGCAATCCTTGAACACGACTTTACACTAAGTAAGCGTTCACACATTCAGCTTCCTGAAAATGTATTAAGCACCCACTTTTGCCCTGCTAATACTCAACACGATGGTGGGTCAACAGAGGAGAGTGAAGCCCCTGTCTTCCTAATACTTCAGGCTTTTCAGGCTGGTGTGCCACTGTTTAAACTCTTCATATCTCTTGATCACCCTTCATCATCCCTCCACACATTTGTTGACCCAAATACCACACACAATTAACGAAACACTACCTCTCTGTGaattcttttctggcctcctaaATAAGTTTGTCCATTTTGCtcttatatttttaagaatacCCTTAACCCAAACCACAATGCCTTCCATGGGGCTTtggcagggtttttttgttgttgttgtacttCTTGCCATTTTGTCTGACTTCCCCCATTGAACTATGAATAACATGAAAAATGGCTCCTGCATTACTCATTATTGTAGGCCCAGAACCAGTTAATTGCTTGGCATATAGTGCTTGAGAAATGTACATAGAGTATATAAATAGCATTATAGGCGTTTTCTGgtgaacaaaagaacaaaaatggcaCTAAATGAATAGAGATATTTGTAATGcacaaggagagaaaaataagataaaggaaCATGAGTATGGCAAGATATTGGGGGGGATGATtataagaaaaaacaatgaagacatgaaaatagCCCCACATTAGCAAGCAATACAGGTATTGTGGATAAATTATAGGAGCCAGAAACAAATGAATCATTGTCCATGACTCATCCAACTGGGAGGAACTGGGGCTGCTTAGGCTTGCCCACTCATTTGCTATACTTCAGCTGTCTCCTGTAGTGAGTCTAAAACCATGCAAAGCATGTAAAGCAACTACCCTGGTGGGGTGTTCGCTTATTGGTAAGTGTTGGACAGGATAGGAATGGTGCCAAACATCTAAGGAATGGGGATAAGAAATGGCAACCCCTCAATAAACGTCATGTTTACCCCCTGATCCCCATATATCTCCCATCTTAGACCAAAAGAAATGTGATAACCATGTGAGCAAAATAGATGGATCAAATGATGCATCCTGAGAATAGCAAAAGGAGATATGGAAACAAATAATCTCTGAAAGAGGAAATTAGAATTTGTCTCATTTGTCTCCTATTTTTGCAAGGAAGAGATATTTATGTCACTACAAACTCTTTCAAAATATAATGGAGCTCCCAACTGGGTAAGACTGTTAATGACTTTTCCCCCAGCAGACTGTATAGGACCTTCCATTAGTATGAGAGAAAAGCAACAGAGAGGAAGCTTCTTAGTACATACTTGATtgctccatgtcctgtgacccaTGTATGTGCTGTCTTTGGTAATAGGGTCTTACCACCAGGTTCTAATGAGCAACCAAAACCAATGGCAGCAGCTTGTTTTGGGAGCCCTTGTacctcatcagagaagtctcTTTGTGTAGTGCAtaatggttaatgcagaaactcccAACAGGTGTAAGTGTAGAGAATGAGTGTCTGGGAATTGCTCATCcaacaaatgggacatctacatcacacACTCTTCACAAGGCCCAAGGACCACCACAGAGGAgcaggcaggaagactgtaagagtcagaggtcaaGGAGGATTGGAGCAAAGCAACCTCTTCTGGAAGCTGTATTCCTGAACTCACAGTAGTTGTGGTTTCCTGCAAAACATATAGCAAGTCAGCATTCTTGCAAGAAGTAGGAAGGGGTTCATGAGCTTCTTTTCCTAACTGAGGATCTACAGACAGTTGATGGGTTTTGGTAAAGGGAGAATCAATTTTCTTAAAGGATATGACTGCTGGTAGATCAGCTACACTCTAGTGGACGGCCCCACACCCAAaagtatatggacagcacaaattagAATTGatgggttattaaataaaaacaaaagagaaacagaaagtcagGGGTATAGGGAGGCGGGGTGGAGCTCAGAGGGAATTTTGAGTAAATAGGATCTAAGTACATTGTGTGGaattctcagagaattaataaaaatattttagatatattgaGTAAACAAATTCATGTTTATACAGAAAATTTAGTGAATTGTTTAAAAGAGTTCAAAAACATTCTGACACCCCAAGCATCCCAAAGCAATTATGAAACTCAGGTTGAGATTCCTCTTCTAAGAGGTTACCAGGAGGTTTTAATCAATAATTCTGACATCAGCTATTATGTCATTGAATTGGCATGATTTGACACAGATAATCTATATAGAGGACACTCAACATCTAGTCTTGGGCCTCCTTAtgtagatatctatagaacagaGAAAGCCACAGGCTACCTAGAAAATGCTCAGCCCAATTTCTATGAGTCAGAATGGAAAATAAGGAATAGGAATtgattggatatatatatatatatatatatatatatatatatatatatatatatatattaactgtGAGTATCACAAAGTTGGTAATACACAGTTGTTTTCTCATCTTTGTGTCTTGGAAAATATTCCAGCTCTTTTCTGAGTAGAGACAAACAAATTCAAGTGAGACTATCTACAACACAAAATATCACCCAATTGCTCCCTAttgagaattaaaataatatacaatgaTCCTGGTGATTTTAATAGAAATACCGGGAGAAATATGGAGTTTGCACAGTGTGCCTCAAGAAGGAAACATAACAGCATTTAACTTGAACTCTGGAATCAGCACAACCAATATCTAAGAAAGTAACTTCAATTTCATTTCAGCTGCTATatactaaaaacaaacatttccatAGGCTGAAAACAGCCATTGTGAAAACAGGTACAGAGACGTTTCCTCAGTGTGCTTTCTTTACTCTTTAGCCTGTGAGAACAGGACTTTTTGCTTTGATtgtacaggaaaaaataaatagatacagaaattaataatatttaaGGAGTTAATATAGCTAAATAATGAAATATGGTCCCTTTTCTGCAAGGTCTTTATCTTTCAGTCAATAAGAATTCAGCAAATCCTTTCTCAAATGACATTTTAACTCTCTTATGcatgaagaaggaaatgaaagcttGTCCCTGCAAGTTATGATCCATAGACCCCTATCTACTACATTATACTTGTCTCTTCTCTACATCCAGACTAGATAGAGGACTTGACTGTCTGAGAGTCTATGTAaagtggaagccaaaagaggttTCCAAACCAAAACCATCCAAAACATAAAGAAGTAAATTTAATCCAATAGAAAATGATTCTTGGACTTGAAAgtcaaaattttgttttctgtcatcactgagacatttaaaaaaaggtaTTTCTACTCTCTGACATTATTATCTGTAGACCTGTATTTGATGAGCATGTGGATCGTGGCTTATTGAGGAGTAGACATACTGGGCTGAAGATTTCCTGACAAAAAAGTTCAAATCTGCTAAGAAGCATTCCTGCCCACAGCTCTGCACAGAGCATCCTTGACCTCTTTGTTCCTGAGACTGTAGACAACAGGGTTCAGCAGGGGAGTGATGATGATGTATGTCACAGAGAGAAGAAGATCTTTTTCTACTGAACTTTCTGACTTGGGCTTGAGATAGGCAATCGAGGCACAGCCATAATGGACAATGACCACAGTGAGATGAGAGGCACAGGTAGCGAAGGTTTTCTTCCGGCCTTCAGCTGAGGCAATTTTAAGGATAGAAGAGATGATGAGGACATAGGAGATGGATATCAGCCCTATGGacacaaaaatcacaaatgaaCTTACACCATAGTTTATTATCTCATTGAGAGTGGTATCAACACAAGAAAGTTTCATTACTGGGTATATGTCACAGAAAAAGTGTTCCACCACTGTGCCACAGAAGGGCAAATTGAACATGGCTGGCACATGGAGAACTGCCATAACCAGACCAGCTCCCAAAGATCCACAAACCAACCAGGCACACATTCCTTTGCTCATGATGACCATATATCTCAGGGGATCACAAATGGCCACATAACGGTCATAACCCATTGCTGTGAGCAGAAAACTGTTGGTGGTGGCCAGGGTGACAAAAAAGAACATTTGGGTTGTACAACCTGCCAAAGATATGGGAAGATTGTGAAAAATCAGACTAGAAAGCATTCTTGGGACAATAACCAGTGTGTACACAGTCTCTGAACTTGCCAACATGCTcagaaaaaagtacatgggagtgtggagA
Coding sequences:
- the LOC114690745 gene encoding olfactory receptor 10J5 — its product is MQRKNFTDVTEFIFLGFSSFGKHQITLFVVFLTIYILTLAGNIIIVTITYMDHHLHTPMYFFLSMLASSETVYTLVIVPRMLSSLIFHNLPISLAGCTTQMFFFVTLATTNSFLLTAMGYDRYVAICDPLRYMVIMSKGMCAWLVCGSLGAGLVMAVLHVPAMFNLPFCGTVVEHFFCDIYPVMKLSCVDTTLNEIINYGVSSFVIFVSIGLISISYVLIISSILKIASAEGRKKTFATCASHLTVVIVHYGCASIAYLKPKSESSVEKDLLLSVTYIIITPLLNPVVYSLRNKEVKDALCRAVGRNAS